In Thermodesulfobacteriota bacterium, one genomic interval encodes:
- a CDS encoding 1-acyl-sn-glycerol-3-phosphate acyltransferase gives MIKRIRDFFAAAGRLFVNGRQRLFGGTHNHFLCFLPSAQGPLSGRIFDFLFARVTVNDELIDRVRALHENGIIVYAGKYKSRMEYLFCNRQYEKHGLPAPELAFGYRFIFLQPLSRLLVVLLAHIDHLFTRFSFLSPYKNQYFKEELTNGRSAFFSLFGNTSFYSRLVRSKNNPSQELIALQKTLDRPIYIFPQNMFFSRRPVRKVFNVLDFLFGGLTEKPGALRRLFMLISRSKNIFIEMSDPINLLEFLGLPEIRELSGDNQALALRRRLLSDINRLRQRVTGPVIKSREEIKESVMGSLRLQSFVEEMAMNTDRPAREINKEAYRYLDEIAADYSMNWIMTFDLVLNWMLKHIFDGIAIDQDHLEKLKKESERTQAPMIFVPTHKSHLDYLILSYVLYHNHMACPHIAAGKNLSFWPMGPAFRGGGAFFMRRTFKGQKLYAKVFLEYIYKLLQEGFHIEFFLEGTRSRTGKTLTPKVGLLSILLEAYEHGACRDMIFVPVNIGYDRIIEEAAYVHESEGGEKTAENLPALIKARKSLKTRYGKVYVNFNDPISLNDFLSRTRTTLTGKTQEDKKQFIDRLSRILINRIDDITTVTPYGIVSSAILNSPQKRFTYSQLLSIMDNYLATLKSMNVRLSDAIITDPGHAFSIALDSFAQRKLIERLQIDTDQDNPLYVVNESKRPVMEYYKNNCIIFFIPAAFTALAILKLDTFEFAYIDIHKQFEFLRKFFVSEFTLEADKSSEHFTKKSISTFIEKGILVPHASIPGNYNLTPDGLKKLKQFTFFLTPYFESYLIALTFLRQEQKLPDDKEIVKKALGHGKRMYKNNEIECLEAISTPTIKNALRFFLNEKLAAGDDRSKADYYEDTIRNYLMLLA, from the coding sequence ATGATAAAGCGGATTCGAGATTTTTTTGCCGCGGCCGGCCGGCTTTTTGTCAATGGACGGCAGCGGCTGTTCGGCGGAACGCATAACCATTTTCTCTGTTTTCTTCCCTCCGCCCAGGGGCCCCTGTCGGGACGGATCTTTGATTTTCTTTTTGCCAGGGTAACCGTCAATGATGAGCTGATCGACCGGGTCCGGGCGCTTCATGAAAACGGCATCATCGTCTATGCCGGCAAGTATAAAAGCCGCATGGAGTATCTTTTCTGCAACCGGCAGTATGAAAAGCACGGGCTGCCGGCGCCGGAACTGGCCTTCGGCTATCGTTTCATTTTCCTCCAGCCGCTGTCCCGCCTGCTGGTCGTCCTGCTGGCCCACATCGATCACCTGTTCACCCGTTTTTCTTTCCTGTCGCCCTACAAGAACCAGTACTTTAAAGAAGAACTGACCAACGGCCGGTCGGCCTTTTTCTCCCTGTTCGGCAACACGTCGTTTTACTCCCGCCTGGTCCGGTCCAAGAACAATCCTTCCCAGGAATTGATCGCCCTGCAGAAGACCCTTGACCGCCCCATTTATATTTTTCCTCAAAACATGTTCTTCTCCCGGAGGCCGGTCAGAAAAGTGTTCAACGTGCTGGATTTTCTTTTCGGCGGCCTGACCGAAAAGCCGGGCGCCCTGCGAAGGCTGTTTATGCTGATCTCAAGATCGAAGAACATCTTTATCGAAATGAGCGATCCCATCAACCTGCTGGAGTTTCTCGGCCTGCCCGAAATCCGGGAACTGTCGGGCGACAACCAGGCCCTGGCCCTGCGTCGGAGACTGCTGTCGGACATCAACCGTCTGCGGCAGCGCGTCACCGGCCCGGTCATCAAATCCCGCGAAGAAATCAAGGAAAGCGTCATGGGCAGCCTGCGGCTCCAGTCCTTTGTCGAGGAAATGGCCATGAACACCGACCGGCCGGCCCGGGAAATCAACAAGGAGGCTTACCGGTACCTTGATGAAATAGCCGCCGACTACAGCATGAACTGGATCATGACGTTCGACCTGGTGCTGAACTGGATGCTCAAACACATTTTCGACGGCATCGCCATCGATCAGGACCATCTGGAAAAGCTGAAAAAGGAATCGGAAAGAACCCAGGCCCCCATGATTTTCGTGCCCACGCACAAAAGCCACCTGGACTACCTGATCCTGTCCTATGTCCTCTATCACAACCACATGGCCTGCCCGCACATTGCCGCCGGCAAGAACCTCTCCTTCTGGCCCATGGGGCCGGCCTTCCGGGGCGGCGGCGCCTTTTTCATGAGACGGACCTTCAAAGGCCAGAAGCTCTATGCCAAGGTCTTTCTGGAATACATTTACAAGCTGCTTCAGGAAGGGTTTCACATCGAATTCTTCCTGGAGGGTACCCGCAGCCGCACCGGTAAAACACTGACACCGAAGGTCGGCCTGCTATCCATCCTGCTGGAAGCTTACGAACACGGCGCCTGCCGGGACATGATCTTCGTGCCGGTCAACATCGGCTACGACCGGATCATCGAGGAGGCGGCCTATGTCCACGAATCCGAGGGCGGAGAAAAGACAGCCGAGAACCTGCCGGCCCTGATCAAGGCCAGAAAGTCGCTCAAGACCCGCTACGGCAAGGTTTACGTGAACTTCAACGACCCCATTTCCTTAAACGACTTCCTGTCCCGGACCCGGACCACCCTGACCGGCAAAACCCAGGAAGACAAGAAGCAGTTCATCGACCGCCTCTCCCGGATCCTGATCAATCGCATCGACGACATCACCACGGTCACGCCTTACGGTATCGTGTCCAGCGCCATTTTAAACAGCCCCCAGAAGCGCTTCACATACAGCCAGCTGCTGTCGATTATGGACAACTACCTGGCTACGCTCAAGTCCATGAACGTGCGTCTCTCGGACGCCATCATCACCGACCCCGGCCATGCCTTCAGCATTGCCCTGGATTCCTTTGCCCAGCGGAAACTCATCGAACGCCTCCAGATCGACACGGATCAGGATAATCCGCTGTATGTGGTAAACGAGAGCAAGCGGCCGGTCATGGAGTATTACAAAAACAACTGCATTATTTTCTTCATCCCGGCGGCTTTCACGGCCCTGGCCATTCTCAAGCTGGACACCTTTGAATTCGCCTACATCGACATTCACAAGCAGTTCGAGTTTTTGAGAAAATTCTTTGTCAGTGAATTTACCCTGGAGGCGGACAAGTCGTCCGAACATTTCACCAAGAAAAGCATCAGCACCTTTATTGAGAAAGGTATCCTGGTGCCCCACGCCTCCATACCGGGCAATTACAACCTGACCCCGGACGGTCTTAAAAAGCTCAAGCAGTTCACCTTCTTCCTGACGCCCTATTTCGAATCCTACCTGATTGCCCTGACCTTCCTGCGCCAGGAGCAGAAACTGCCGGACGACAAGGAAATCGTCAAAAAAGCCCTGGGCCACGGCAAACGCATGTACAAAAACAACGAAATCGAATGCCTGGAGGCGATTTCCACGCCCACCATCAAAAACGCCCTGCGGTTCTTCCTGAACGAAAAACTGGCCGCCGGCGACGACCGGTCCAAAGCTGATTATTATGAGGACACCATCCGCAACTATCTGATGCTCCTGGCATGA
- the dapB gene encoding dihydrodipicolinate reductase, producing MERIKIMINGLPGNVSATIASRLAEDDRFEILPWSLTGPEIEQPETRVGSTTVKLVRPTSRNERIDEIKQAYGRFISIDYTHPSSVNGNAEFYCRHDLPFVMGTTGGDRVRLAEVVKKSNICAVIAPNMARQIVGFQAMMEYAAREFPGMFAGYSLTIRESHQQSKADTSGTARAMVKTFNDLGIDFSEDDIIRERDPERQAGQWKIPAEYLGGHAWHTYTLISPDGSAKFEFTHNINGRDIYADGTAAAVVFLDRKRGLDKKGNVYSMIDVLKGNES from the coding sequence GTGGAACGCATAAAAATCATGATCAACGGCCTGCCCGGCAACGTGTCCGCCACCATCGCCTCGCGGCTGGCCGAAGACGACCGTTTTGAGATCCTGCCCTGGTCCCTGACCGGTCCGGAGATCGAGCAGCCGGAAACCCGGGTGGGGTCAACGACCGTGAAGCTCGTTCGCCCGACCAGCCGGAATGAGCGCATTGACGAAATAAAACAAGCCTACGGCCGGTTTATCAGCATCGACTACACCCACCCTTCGTCGGTCAACGGCAACGCCGAGTTTTACTGCCGGCATGACTTGCCTTTTGTCATGGGCACCACCGGCGGCGACCGCGTCCGGCTGGCCGAAGTCGTAAAAAAATCAAATATATGCGCGGTCATCGCGCCCAACATGGCCCGCCAGATCGTGGGGTTTCAGGCCATGATGGAATATGCCGCCAGGGAATTTCCCGGCATGTTCGCCGGCTATTCCCTGACCATCAGGGAAAGCCACCAGCAGAGCAAGGCCGACACCAGCGGCACGGCCCGGGCCATGGTGAAAACCTTCAACGACCTGGGTATCGATTTTTCCGAAGACGACATTATCAGGGAGCGCGATCCCGAGCGGCAGGCCGGCCAGTGGAAGATCCCGGCGGAATACTTAGGGGGGCATGCCTGGCATACCTACACCCTGATCTCGCCCGATGGTTCCGCGAAATTCGAGTTCACCCATAATATTAATGGAAGAGACATATACGCCGACGGGACCGCCGCCGCCGTTGTCTTTCTGGACCGGAAACGCGGTCTCGACAAAAAAGGAAATGTTTACAGCATGATAGACGTCTTAAAGGGGAACGAGTCATGA
- a CDS encoding DUF3786 domain-containing protein: MKPEQNIIFEKTYDDYLAQVRSLEDVTSRLDRLGLVMRSGAVVMPLFDRTFFLKETGLVDAAGRRPDFAACVILLKYLLLCPESPPAEKEWVTYRGLKDSGPLTKYFANDVERALADCFGHSAAEFMTVGRRAGGVAPDLDAACDAALRFEALPRVPLIIQLNEADADFPASCTVLFERRAERYLDAECLAVLGRYCFARLGEL, encoded by the coding sequence ATGAAACCGGAACAGAATATCATATTTGAAAAGACCTACGATGATTACCTGGCGCAGGTCCGTTCGCTGGAGGATGTGACTTCGCGTCTGGACCGGCTGGGTCTGGTCATGCGGTCCGGGGCGGTAGTCATGCCGCTGTTTGACCGGACGTTTTTTCTGAAGGAAACAGGCCTGGTGGACGCGGCCGGCCGGCGGCCGGATTTTGCCGCCTGTGTCATTCTGCTCAAATATCTTTTGCTGTGCCCTGAATCTCCTCCGGCTGAAAAAGAGTGGGTAACTTACCGGGGGCTGAAGGACTCCGGTCCGCTCACAAAATATTTCGCCAACGACGTGGAGCGGGCCCTGGCCGACTGCTTCGGCCATTCAGCGGCGGAATTCATGACCGTGGGAAGAAGAGCCGGCGGGGTGGCGCCGGATCTGGATGCGGCCTGTGACGCGGCCCTGCGGTTTGAGGCCCTGCCCCGGGTGCCCCTGATCATTCAGCTCAATGAGGCGGACGCTGATTTTCCGGCGAGCTGCACGGTCCTGTTTGAACGGCGGGCCGAACGTTACCTGGATGCCGAGTGCCTGGCCGTGCTGGGGCGGTATTGTTTTGCGCGGCTGGGGGAATTATAG
- a CDS encoding sugar phosphate nucleotidyltransferase — protein sequence MTRSPRPWKALVLAAGFGTRLLPYTRYVPKPLFTIAEEAVLDIIIRRLAEAGCGGAVVNTHHLHERIERHCAGRSYEIPVRLSYEPEILGTGGAMKNNAGFFGDAAFLVVNSDIVTDIDLAAVYRFHLEHAHAVTMVMHDCDRFNSVAVEDNRVVRFYRAADERPADACLMAFTGIHVVSPRVLDNIPGPGVNVDIIDIYKQMLERGQTIGAMIVTGHQWQDIGTPDAYRAVAFREMARRAAGIAFGDETVTAVEPIAPDGSDTCWFRITAPRGSLIACQRGIRPTDAAGEADAFTHINRHLFDKGIAVPRLWLSDPLAGISFLEDLGDVSLQAAVRSAADPAEVSRLYRLVIEQLLALALDGADGFDDAWTYQTPAYDREVIIERECRYFEKEFMNGYLGLDTGGLNLEPEYRSLADLTLDFAVAGLVHRDMQSRNIMIRDGQPYFIDVQGARRGPVQYDLAALLIDPYVNLSTDVQTRLLEEYEAGLTARQTVDRDMFRKGYACCAVTRNLQALGAFGFLTREKGKKQFEPHIPAAVASLVRNLSAMETITERRFPELTAAAVRVQEALGVRAAFRPPS from the coding sequence ATGACCCGTTCTCCCCGACCCTGGAAAGCCCTGGTTCTCGCGGCCGGGTTCGGCACCCGCCTGCTGCCCTACACCCGGTACGTTCCCAAACCGCTCTTTACCATCGCCGAAGAGGCGGTACTGGACATCATCATCCGGCGACTGGCTGAAGCCGGGTGCGGCGGAGCAGTGGTCAACACCCACCACCTGCACGAGCGGATCGAAAGGCACTGCGCCGGCCGATCTTACGAAATCCCCGTGCGGCTCTCTTATGAACCGGAAATCCTCGGCACCGGCGGGGCCATGAAAAACAACGCCGGCTTTTTCGGTGATGCCGCCTTTCTGGTCGTCAACAGCGATATTGTCACGGACATCGACCTGGCGGCCGTCTACCGCTTTCATCTGGAACATGCCCATGCCGTGACGATGGTCATGCATGACTGCGACCGGTTCAATTCCGTGGCTGTAGAGGACAACCGGGTGGTCCGGTTCTACAGAGCGGCGGACGAGCGTCCGGCCGATGCGTGCCTGATGGCCTTCACCGGTATTCACGTTGTTTCTCCCCGGGTGCTGGACAATATCCCCGGTCCCGGCGTCAACGTGGACATTATCGACATCTATAAGCAGATGCTGGAACGGGGCCAGACCATCGGCGCCATGATCGTCACCGGCCACCAGTGGCAGGACATCGGCACACCCGACGCCTATCGGGCCGTCGCTTTTAGGGAAATGGCGCGCCGGGCAGCGGGAATCGCGTTCGGCGACGAGACTGTCACGGCCGTCGAACCCATTGCCCCGGACGGATCGGACACATGCTGGTTTCGGATCACCGCTCCCCGCGGCAGCCTCATCGCCTGCCAGCGGGGCATCCGGCCCACGGACGCCGCGGGCGAGGCCGACGCTTTCACGCACATCAACCGGCATCTTTTCGACAAAGGGATCGCCGTGCCGAGGCTCTGGCTGTCCGACCCCCTGGCCGGCATCTCCTTCCTGGAGGACCTGGGCGACGTCAGCCTTCAGGCCGCGGTCCGGTCCGCCGCCGACCCGGCCGAGGTTTCGCGGCTGTACCGGCTGGTGATCGAACAACTATTGGCCCTGGCCCTGGACGGCGCCGACGGGTTTGACGACGCCTGGACTTACCAGACCCCGGCGTATGACCGGGAGGTTATCATCGAGCGGGAATGCCGGTACTTTGAAAAGGAATTTATGAACGGTTACCTGGGTCTTGATACCGGAGGCCTGAATCTGGAACCGGAGTATCGGTCCCTGGCCGATCTGACCCTGGATTTTGCCGTTGCCGGTCTTGTGCACCGGGACATGCAGTCCCGCAACATCATGATCCGCGACGGACAGCCTTATTTCATCGACGTCCAGGGCGCCCGCCGGGGACCCGTCCAGTACGACCTGGCCGCCCTGCTGATCGATCCTTACGTCAACCTGTCGACGGACGTTCAAACCCGGCTTCTGGAAGAATATGAAGCCGGGTTAACGGCAAGGCAGACCGTTGACCGGGACATGTTCCGCAAAGGCTATGCCTGCTGCGCCGTGACCCGGAACCTCCAGGCCCTGGGCGCCTTCGGCTTTCTGACCCGCGAAAAAGGCAAAAAACAGTTCGAACCCCACATCCCGGCGGCCGTTGCCTCCCTGGTCCGCAACCTCAGCGCCATGGAAACCATCACCGAACGGCGTTTTCCGGAGCTGACCGCCGCGGCCGTCAGGGTGCAGGAAGCTTTAGGCGTAAGGGCGGCCTTCAGGCCGCCTTCTTAA